From a region of the Neobacillus niacini genome:
- the mnmA gene encoding tRNA 2-thiouridine(34) synthase MnmA produces MEKREPKDIRVVVGMSGGVDSSVAALLLKQQGYDVIGIFMKNWDDTDDTGFCTATEDYNDVIRVCNQIGIPYYAVNFEKQYWDKVFTYFLDEYKAGRTPNPDVMCNKEIKFKAFLEHAVNLGADYLATGHYAQVEYRDGEYKMLRGRDENKDQTYFLNQLNQDQLSKVMFPIGNLEKSRVREIAKEANLATATKKDSTGICFIGERNFKEFLGQYLPAQPGNMETMDGEVKGKHEGLMYHTIGQRHGLGIGGSGEPWFAIGKDLKRNVLYVGQGFHNELLYSDSIIADNVSWVSNREKPSEFTCTAKFRYRQEDSKVMVQLMDDNKVRVIFDEPIRAVTPGQAVVFYNGDECLGGGTIDEVYKDGQRLTYVG; encoded by the coding sequence ATGGAAAAAAGAGAACCAAAAGATATTCGTGTCGTTGTTGGTATGTCTGGTGGCGTCGATTCCTCTGTCGCGGCGTTGTTATTAAAACAGCAAGGCTATGATGTCATCGGAATCTTCATGAAAAACTGGGATGATACTGACGATACTGGATTTTGTACTGCAACTGAGGATTACAATGATGTCATACGTGTTTGTAATCAAATTGGTATTCCTTATTACGCTGTTAATTTTGAAAAGCAATATTGGGACAAGGTATTTACTTATTTTCTTGATGAATACAAGGCAGGCAGGACACCAAACCCTGATGTAATGTGTAATAAAGAAATTAAGTTTAAAGCTTTTCTTGAGCACGCAGTGAACTTAGGTGCAGATTACCTTGCAACAGGTCATTATGCTCAAGTGGAATATCGGGACGGCGAGTACAAAATGCTCCGCGGTAGGGATGAAAATAAGGACCAGACTTACTTTTTAAATCAATTGAATCAGGATCAGTTGAGTAAAGTTATGTTTCCAATTGGTAATTTAGAGAAATCAAGAGTGCGTGAAATTGCCAAGGAAGCAAATCTAGCAACTGCGACGAAAAAAGACAGTACTGGGATCTGTTTTATTGGTGAGCGTAACTTTAAAGAATTCCTTGGACAATACCTTCCTGCTCAGCCAGGAAACATGGAAACCATGGATGGAGAAGTTAAAGGGAAGCATGAAGGCTTAATGTACCATACCATTGGGCAGCGCCATGGATTGGGAATTGGCGGTTCAGGTGAGCCGTGGTTTGCGATTGGCAAGGATTTAAAGAGAAATGTCCTTTATGTCGGACAAGGCTTTCATAATGAATTGCTCTATTCGGACTCAATTATTGCTGATAACGTAAGCTGGGTTTCTAATCGGGAAAAGCCATCTGAGTTTACATGTACGGCAAAATTCAGGTACCGTCAAGAAGACAGTAAAGTGATGGTACAGCTTATGGACGACAATAAAGTTAGAGTAATCTTTGATGAACCAATTCGTGCAGTGACCCCTGGTCAGGCAGTTGTATTTTACAATGGTGATGAATGCCTTGGCGGCGGTACGATCGATGAAGTTTATAAAGATGGCCAACGTTTGACATATGTTGGTTAA
- a CDS encoding IS3 family transposase: MFKKVASFSDGSEGLSRKAQAALSFELKETFKLKDVLQIVGIPESTYHYHIKMMNKENPDQELEELIQSIFEEHNGNYGYRRIQLELENRGYEVNHKKVQRIMNELGLKGDKFKLKSRKYSSYKGTTGTVAKNLINRRFKTNVCHQKLTTDITEFKCSDGIKLYLNPIMDMFNSEILSFGIGMRPTLDLALTPLEEALEIVKDSKFRTTVHSDQGWHYQHNKWVKTLKKNKVFQSMSRKGNCLDNSPMENFFGLLKQEMYYGEALCSYEELKKRIEEYISYYNNKRIKQKLAGMSPVQYRVHTSQLAA, encoded by the coding sequence ATATTTAAAAAAGTTGCGAGCTTTTCAGATGGATCCGAAGGGCTATCTCGAAAAGCACAAGCAGCATTATCATTCGAACTTAAAGAAACCTTCAAACTAAAAGATGTTTTACAAATAGTCGGCATTCCTGAATCCACCTACCATTATCATATAAAAATGATGAATAAGGAGAATCCAGACCAGGAGTTGGAGGAACTTATTCAATCCATTTTCGAAGAACATAACGGAAATTATGGTTATCGTCGTATTCAATTAGAATTAGAAAACCGTGGGTATGAAGTGAATCATAAGAAGGTGCAACGCATCATGAACGAGCTTGGGCTCAAGGGAGATAAATTCAAATTAAAATCACGCAAGTACAGTTCATACAAGGGTACAACTGGAACTGTTGCCAAGAACCTTATCAATCGCCGCTTTAAAACGAATGTGTGTCATCAAAAACTAACAACAGATATTACAGAATTTAAGTGTTCAGACGGTATTAAGCTATATTTAAATCCAATTATGGATATGTTCAATAGTGAAATTCTTTCTTTTGGTATAGGTATGCGTCCAACCTTAGATTTAGCTCTCACCCCCCTCGAGGAAGCACTAGAAATAGTAAAAGATTCAAAGTTTAGAACTACTGTACATTCTGATCAAGGATGGCATTATCAACATAATAAATGGGTGAAAACCCTTAAGAAAAACAAGGTGTTCCAGAGTATGTCTCGTAAAGGAAACTGTTTAGATAATTCGCCAATGGAGAACTTTTTCGGATTACTAAAACAAGAAATGTATTACGGGGAAGCACTATGCTCATATGAGGAATTAAAAAAGAGAATTGAAGAATATATCAGTTATTATAATAACAAGCGTATAAAGCAAAAATTGGCAGGTATGAGCCCGGTTCAATACCGGGTCCATACTAGCCAATTAGCTGCTTAA
- a CDS encoding helix-turn-helix domain-containing protein, which produces MAKYSEEFKLKLVKEYQDGKLGYILLAKKYDMKDSTPIRRWVKVYEKFGVEGLKRKKHRETYSVQFKLDVLSFMKRTGSSETDTALVFGITNAPMIAAWKRALLEGGTEALDRPKGRPSMSDKTKKNKKNKHIEDKELTYEQKLERENELLRLEVEYLKKLRAFQMDPKGYLEKHKQHYHSNLKKPSN; this is translated from the coding sequence ATGGCCAAATATAGTGAAGAATTTAAGTTAAAGTTAGTCAAGGAATATCAAGATGGGAAATTAGGATATATTCTTTTAGCTAAAAAGTATGACATGAAAGACAGTACTCCGATTAGGAGATGGGTAAAGGTATACGAGAAATTTGGTGTGGAAGGTTTAAAGAGGAAGAAACATAGAGAAACATATTCTGTTCAATTCAAGCTAGATGTATTAAGCTTTATGAAGAGAACAGGTTCTTCAGAAACTGATACAGCCCTTGTATTTGGCATAACTAACGCTCCTATGATTGCAGCTTGGAAAAGGGCTCTTCTGGAGGGTGGTACTGAAGCCCTGGATAGACCGAAAGGACGGCCATCCATGTCTGATAAAACTAAAAAAAACAAAAAGAATAAACACATTGAAGATAAGGAATTAACGTACGAACAAAAGTTAGAAAGAGAAAACGAACTTCTTCGTTTAGAGGTAGAATATTTAAAAAAGTTGCGAGCTTTTCAGATGGATCCGAAGGGCTATCTCGAAAAGCACAAGCAGCATTATCATTCGAACTTAAAGAAACCTTCAAACTAA